AGTTTTGGTTGAGTAATGGGGACATAGTTTTGGTTGAGTAATGGTAGTATAGTTTTGGTTGAGTAATGGGGCATAGTTTTGGTTGAGTAATGGTAGTATAGTTTTGCTTGAGTAATGGGGCATAGTTTTGGTTGAGTAATGGGGATATAGTCTTGGTTGAGTAATAGGGCATAGTTTTGGTTGAGTAATGGGGGCATAATTTTGGTTGAGTAATGGGGACATAGTTTTGGTTGAGTAATGGGGCATAGTTTTGGTTGAGTAATGGGGCATAGTTTTGGTTGAGTAATGGGGCATAGTTTTGGTTGAGTAATGGGGATATAGTCTTGGTTGAGTAATGGGGCATAGTTTTGGTTGAGTAATGGGGCATAGTTTTGGTTGAGTAATGGGGGCATAGTTTTGGTTGAGTAATGGGGGCATAGTTTTGGTTGAGTAATGGGGGCATAGTTTTGGTTGAGTAATGGGGGCATAGTTTTGGTTGAGTAATGGGGACATAGTTTTGGTTGAGTAATGGGGGCATAGTTTTGGTTGAGTAATGAGGCATAGTTTTGGTTGAGTAATGGGGGCATAGTTTTGGTTGAGTAATGGGGGCATAGTTTTGGTTGAGTAATGGGGGCATAGTTTTGGTTGAGTAATGGGGGCATAGTTTTGGTTGAGTAATGGGGGCATAGTTTTGGTTGAGTAATGGGGGCATAGTTTTGGTTGAGTAATGGGGGCATAGTTTTGGTTGAGTAATGGGGGCATAGTTTTGGTTGAGTAATGGGGGCATAGTTTTGGTTGAGTAATGGGGGCATAGTTTTGGTTGAGTAATGGGGGCATAGTTTTGGTTGAGTAATGGGGGCATAGTTTTGGTTGAGTAATGAGTATATAGTTTTGAATGGATTTTATCCTTAGTTTTCATCATGTTTTTTTGTGTTAGATATTAAATACTTTTCATGTGTGTGatatcacctatttgtgcctgcaggatcactCCCACatagaccaaagagccgaagctcaactcccgtaagcacaactaggtgagtgcttatacacacacacggccttacggctgagtggacagcgctcggagaTCGTTGTCTTAAGGACTTGGTttagattcccggccgaggcagaaacaaatggacagtttctttcacctcgtGTCTCTGTTCACATTAGGTTCTTAGGTTCAGTaattaggttcctgggagttagacagctgttactggaTGTATCCtggggatttgtgtgtgtgtgtgtgtgtgtgtgtgtgtgtgtgtgtgtgtgtgtgtgtgtgtgtgtgtgtgtgtgtgtgtgtgtgtgtgtgtgtgtgtgtgtgtgtgtgtgtgtgtgtgtgtgtgtgtgcgcgcgtgtgtgtatacttacctattagtgcctgcaggatcgagcactatCTCTTGGAACTGGCTTTTCTAGCTACCAGTTGTCTAATGCAGTGACTCCTGAACTATTTCCCTagtatatctacatttaaatttatgaatgcgGTTTACTTCTCCCGTAGATGTGCAAGCATGCTTCCAAACCCCGCCTTCAAAACATTCTTAGTGGAATACAATAAACAATATCCTAAGCATTATTGTCGTACTGACATTTAAAGTTGTGAACTGAGTTACCTTCGGCTACTTTGTCAAACCATCCCACCTACTGACAACACtaatactaaaaaagttctttctgttaAATGTGTGATTTCTGTCTCCAGTTTCCATAGCTCCGCTGCTCGTAACATTGAACGAACTTTGAGCTATGCCTCTCTGACTACTTGGTCAATTTCAATTAAAATCTttgatgtcgttatcatgtcaccccctattcTCGTATCCTGTGTGGTTAAGTGAGGTTTCCTTAGTCGTCCACCGCAGTAAGGGCCCTTCTGATCCCGATACATACATGTTGCGTATCTTTGGACCTATTCTAGTTTTATTTTGGTTTTTTAAGGGGAGAGGCTGCAGACTCCTCGTCCCATGTTCAGATTTCCGAAGGCTACACGGAAGGTGGCCAAGTTATCTAATGCACTCACGGAATTCTGCTAATGTGTATCTTGCAACAGATTTGGGCTTATATCGACTGTTAGGTCTTTCTGCTTTCCTGATGCAACAGACTGTATCCCCGGCGTCCTATGCTGTTGTACAGGTTCTGTCTCTCCTGTCCAAATCGTCTCAACTTTGCGACCTGCCGGGATAAATCCTAGCGACTATTTTTCAAACAAAAGAGTGTCAAGATTCCTTCATACCAATATTTGAATATGTTGCAAAGAAAACAGTTTCCTATGTTAGGTCGTTGGCATATACTAGAAATAGTTTGGCCCCTACAATCACACCTTCCTGCCTTTAGGCTACATCAACCTCCTTATTTGTCACACCTGTCTCTTGCTAAGCCACACCTCCTTCTCTTGGCCACACCTACCTCTGTCTTTCTCTTGGCCACACCTCCTTCTCTTGGCCACACCTACCTCTGTCTTTCTCTTGGCCACACCTTCTCTTGGCCACACCTACCTCTGTCTTTCTCTTGGCCACACCTACTTCTGTCTTTCTCTTGGCCACACCTACCTCTGTCTTTCTCTTGGccacaccttctctctctctcttggccacacccccccccccccctctctctatcttGGCCACAcctacctcacaccaccacaggcaACCTGTTTGTGAACGTGAGCCAAATATGCTATTTATTCTGTGACtttaccactacccaccaccacactccccctaaCACACCTACACAAGTCCACTGACGGACTTGTGCTAcaagtagcccgtgctactttaaacttttgttccgagtagctgaatctataacaacaacaaccccaccacacctgcaccccaccactctaccaccatacctgcacccctaccaccacacctgcaccccaccactctaccaccatacctgcaccactaccacccccccccccctcaccactcaACCATATACTAATCACCCTTCTAGAACTACCATTAATTGCCTCATCAATATCATAACCTCCAGCTGcagtacaacaacaaaaacaccgcACAGgtgttgttatttttttttgttcccTAACTCCCCTTACCACttcggggggaaggggggggatggaGTTTTATGTAGCTTCGGGGGCGCCAATCCCCCCAGCCAATGGGCATGGTGAGAAGGCACCCCCTAAGCAGACCTATTTCCATATAAACATaaactgaaatatatataaatcttttCCCCTCAGCAAATTATCTCCCGCCAAACTGACAAGCACATTAGTTTGACCGTCAACACCACTCATTCAGGGTATAATAAGTGCGGGCAACCAAACTGCTTTCTTTCAAGTACCTTGCAGTTACATGGGGCTTAGcgttcctgcggcccggtcgtcgaccaggccgactggttgctggactggtcaaccagaccgttggacgcggctgctcgcagcctgatgcatgagtcacagcctggttgatcaggtatccctttggaggtgtttgttaaggtctctcttgaacactgtgaggggtcggccagttatgtcccttatgtgtagtggaagcgtgttgaacagtctcgggcctctgatgttgatagtagttctctctcagagtacctgttgcacctcacttttcaacgggggtattcacaGTAGAGTTGTACTGTGACGTAGCTTCtgaccatcttcttgaggttatcttgagatgatttcgggctttagtgtccccgcggcccggtcctcgaccaggcctccacccccaggaagcagcccgtgacagctgactaacacccaggtacctattttactgctaggtaacagggacatagggtgaaagaaactctgcccattgtttctcgccggtgcccgggatcgaacccgggaccacaggatcacaagtccagcgtgctgtccgctcggccgaccggctcccatccattgttacttgttacttgtccactattgttattgttaataCACTCTTTGTGAGGATGAATAGTGTTCATTAGTGGTTGTTGGCGGAGCCCACGGAGGTGGAGCTCTCTGTGGGTGGAGCCCTTGTAGGTGGAGGCCACGTACGTGGAGCACTCGTAggtggaagggaactatcagggggaaagcgccaagccattagactacatagcactgggaagggggtcaggatatgggatgggacgggggtatgGTGCCCAAtcttttggacggtcgggggttgAACCtgtatgaagtgagaccgtcgccctaccgtccagcGCAAGCAAGTGGTCCAACCCTCGTAAGTGGATTCCTGACGGAGATTCTTGAGGTCTCAAAGGCCCCTCAAGCCTTGCTCTTGATCATTTGCAATATAGTCGAATTGGTTTggtgctgtgggaaccgacctgtgagatttatatttatttaatttatatgaatttatatttacgttaatttgtatacttcgatagcaatttgtataatgataagtggactgtatttctgcaataatctcataatctcacaaatcgatcctctacacattagggggggtttatttatttatatgtatgcagccaatcaaactacagtaactacatacattgaagaggttccttatcttatagtacagcaggttagtccaccaggtataactagggtgtagacaccaaattatcctctttgaggtagcttctatcacccagtaactggtgcacataatcttgcatcctcgtcttgacctgtcaaaagtgcgctagctgtgaagccagaatcctatatatgacaagctatatcagagaaaacactatacagtacatggaacattaaagacctggcttaattacctttagtttgaggcgatttcgcgatctaaccgggtcaccctatatcctgacattaatggccataaatgaatgataaacgggtttcggatagacacttaacttgaatttgtagacagcgtgttgacaatggtacacttctggtttccataacactacgtccaagtaaatttaacaggagccgtatttgctcccgtgtgagcctctggtctcaatataaacaatggctgtttaacactccatgctattgacgttactggccgacattgtccagaatgataggagctaaatttgctccacacgtctcggaggtgacacaacaatggctccctccttcctccctgtcgcctggcttactttgtccagatttcagaaagtgatagaagggtcacatttactctactttaatattgataattaagttaatttatataagatgtttttatgatggtaaagtccaaagactaatgtatttaagaataattcccaccataataggtggtgaattataatagtatgtggtgatgatatcccgttttctatagacggtaattccactacaagttacgttttctatgggtaacttgtttatacaacacagctcttatctgtctgtatgatattaaatggtgtcggattttccgacaggtgctttcccctgatagttcattTCCCTTCCTCTTGATCAAAGGAGGATGGATGGAGAAGGGTGAGGCAGGAGGGATGGGGAAGGGTGAGGCAGGAGGGATGGGGGAAGGGTGAGGCAGGAGGGATGGGGAAGGGTGAGGCAGGAGGGATGGGGgaagtgtgaggcaggagggatgGGGAAGTGTAAGGCAGGAGGGAATGGGgaagtgtgaggcaggagggatgggggagtgtgaggcaggagggatggggaagtgtgaggcaggagggatgGGGAAGGGTGAGGCAGGAGGGATGGGGAAATGTAAGGcaggagggatgggggagggtgaggcaggagggatgggggagtgtgaggcaggagggatgGGGgaagtgtgaggcaggagggatgGGGAAGGGTGAGGCAGGAGGGATGGGGAATGTAAGGcaggagggatgggggagggtgaggcaggagggatgggggagggtgaggcaggagggATGGGGAAGTGTAAGGcaggagggatgggggagggtgaggcaggagggATGGGGGAAGGGTGAGGCAGGAGGGATGGGGAAATGTGAGGcaggagggatgggggagggtgaggcaggagggatgggggagggtgaggcaggagggATGGGGAAATGTGAGGCAGGAGGGATGGgggagtgtgaggcaggagggatgggggagggtgaggcaggagggATGGGGAAATGTGAGGCAGGAGGGATAGGggagaggtgaggcaggagggatggggaagtgtgaggcaggagggatgggggagggtgaggcaggagggatggggaagtgtgaggcaggagggatgGGGCACTGACAACCACCACTCCCCAAGCACCCACACCAAGGAGGCCCATCAACCACCTCCCAATAATAATGACTACCAACCAACCCAATACACAGATACTGACTGAAGACATTCAAAAAGCAGCGCACAGGAAATCAATGTCAAATACTTTAGATGACTTGAAACATCaaacataaaaacagaactaaatAAATGGATAAACATCGCAACAAAATACATGAAGGAACCCGTCCCCGTTGTTCTTGAGACTAACGCTGCCACATCCTCCACCATCTCTTGTACTACAAACCTGATATAacatgttacctggttgatacctggttgatggggttctgggagttcttctactccccaagcccggcccgaggccaggcttgacttgtgagagtttgggccACTAGGCTATTGTTGTTGCTGATTTAGATTTAGCTAtttagaacgaaatgtccatgtagcaaggGCGATAATgagttgagttcggttattcgcgataaccttgttactgtgatatttgggtcaaagttttaaattgaGGTGAGTTTTCCTCCTTTCCCCCTGTTTCTttctcgcttctgttttagtcttgttttaataacagatATAGCATTCTCTTGCAACTTATAAGGCAACAAATGGAGATACGAAAGGGAAAGAATACAGAGACATCTACAGGATGAGGTGGAAGATTTATGCTAAACAAAATACACCAGTCTGAGATGATCTTGTAAAAAGTTCTCAGACGTTTTTACTGTGAGCCACGGCAAGATCTGTTTTGTAATGCGCCCCGGCTAGGCTGTGTGTAACTCATCACACACAAACTCTCTCAATGATGTTCCTGGAGTATTTACTACTTACACATGATAAATGCATATTTAAAGATGGAACCTGTTCAATTAAATTACATATTTCTATTTTAGtaagaatatagaaaataaaaaGAAACACTTTTCATGAAAATCTACCAAAAAAAGACACAGAAAACATGATTATTTGAAAACGTTTTCATTTAATGAGAAGGATgtgcttgtttgtttgtttgcttgTAAGTAAATTGATTCCACCTTGGAACCCCAGGAAGACAATGCTACACGGACGTCCGGTGCAGTGTTAACCTGGTTTATGTCTTCGGTGTTTGAGTTACTGTTGAACATTATGGTTCACACAAATAAGTTCTGTAGTAGCAAAAAGTaaaatagtatcacgatatcttttTTACTTAAGAATGGATATTCTCCCTTAACTTGAATTCAAAATGATGACAAATTGAATTGCTCAAAATTATTAGTGGAGTGACTAGTGGTGGAGCTGGTGGGATGACCAGTGGTGGAGCTAGTGGGATGACCAGTGGTGGAGCTAGTGGGATGACCAGTGGTGGAGCTGGTGGGATGACCAGTGGTGGAGCTAGTGGGATGACCAGCGGTGGAGCTGGTGGGATGACCAGTGGTGGAGCTGGTGGGATGACCAGTGGTGGAGCTGGTGGGATGACCAGTGGTGGAGCTAGTGGGATGACCAGCGGTGGAGCTGGTGGGATGACCAGTGGTGGAGCTGGTGGGATGACCAGTGGTGGAGCTGGTGGGATGACCAGTGGTGGAGCTAGTGGGATGACCAGTGGTGGAGCTAGTGGGATGACCAGTGGTGGAGCTGGTGGGATGACCAGTGGTGGAGCTAGTGGGATGACCAGCGGTGGAGCTGGTGGGATGACCAGTGGTGGAGCTGGTGGGATGACCAGTGGTGGAGCTGGTGGGATGACCAGTGGTGGAGCTAGTGGGATGACCAGCGGTGGAGCTGGTGGGATGACCAGTGGTGGAGCTGGTGGGATGACCAGTGGTGGAGCTGGTGGGATGACCAGTGGTGGAGCTAGTGGGATGACCAGTGGTGGAGCTAGTGGGATGACCAGTGGTGGAGCTGGTGGGATGACCAGTGGTGGAGCTAGTGGGATGACCAGTGGTGGAGCTAGTGGGATGACCAGTGGTGGAGCTAGTGGGATGACCAGTGGTGGAGCTGGTGGGATGACCAGTGGTGGAGCTGGTGGGATGACCAGTGGTGGAGCTGGTGGGATGACCAGTGGTGGAGCTAGTGGGATGACCAGTGGTGGAGCTGGTGGGATGACCAGTGGTGGAGCTAGTGGGATGACCAGTGGTGGAGCTAGTGGGATGACCAGTGGTGGAGCTAGTGGGATGACCAGTGGTGGAGCTGGTGGGATGACCAGTGGTGGAGCTAGTGGGATGACCAGTGGTGGAGCTAGTGGGATGACCAGTGGTGGATCTAGTTGGATGACCAGTGGTGGAGCTAGTGGGATGACCAGTGGTGGAGCTAGTGGAGTGACCAGTGGTGGAACTAGTGGAGTGTTGATGGATTAACAGGTTTCATTTTTGGAATTTCTCATTAATGAAGCACGTGCCAAGTTGTGTTTTTCAGAGTCTTGGGAAAACGGTTCATTAATTAATGTTGCAGGTACTGCTGTATTAATGTTGCAGGTACTGCTGTATTAATGTTGCAGGTACTGCTGTATTAATGTTGCAGGTACTGCTGTATTAATGTTGCAGGTACTGCTGTATTAATGTTGCAGGTACTGCTGTATTAATGTTGCAGGTACTGCTGTATTAATGTTGCAGGTACTGCTGTATTAATGTTGCAGGTACTGCTGTATTAATCTTGCAAGTATTGCTGTATTAATGTTGCAAATATTGCTGTATTAATGTTGCTGGTACTGCTGTATTAATGTTGTCGGTACTACTGTAATAATGTTGCTGGTATTGCTGTATTAATATTACTGGTAGTTCTGTATTATTCAAAATACAAAAATACCTCATGAAATATTACACACATATGTttcataaatatattatttatatttaaatttgttATAAATTGTTAAGTTTATCACACGAATGTAAATTTGGAAGATCGTTGCATGACTAGTCCATGTTAGGCTAATTGTATTTattaaataaagaaaaaaaaagcttGTTAAGCAAACCCAGTTTGTATTCGAGTAGGTGAGCTCAAAGCTTAGCTAGGCTCTATTAGATCATTTAACTTTAGTCTGAGCAAAGTTGCCGTAAGTTTAAACTCAACTAAGCTATGTTTAGGTATTTAGGGTAACCAAGCCAGTCGTTGCTGGATTTATCAACATATTCTCCATAGATTACAGTACCAGTAGCTACTTCGCATGGAATGTGAACTGTTACACTCATTTTTCACTAATGTTGGAACATTTTTTGTAATGTTGAAGTTCTAATGGATATTACATAGAACAAAAAAGACTAACAATAAACTAACCTTACTTGTCATAGGCCAAATTTAGAACATATATGCCAAGGACAAAAATAATATTACAAAACGTGGACCTTCGTTAGTGCAATAgttaaatttttgttttaaaaTTCCATCCACAGTCAATATAGGTAATGACAATTTTTAATGACGTTGGATTGAACTtgttaaaatattttagacaaagtAATCATACCTTGATATAAGTTAATCTGAGCCTGAACTATGTTAAGATAACCTAGATACAGCATAAGCCAAGGATAGATATAATGATTAGAAGCGGCTTATTCATTAAGCTCGTGTGAACGTAAGTTAATTTAAGCTGTACTTAGGTTAATGATAATCAATATCAGATTTAAATGAGCTTTTTATGATAAAGTAAGCTGGATTAAGTGATGTTAAATTAGGTTAAACTATGCTGGGTTAAGCTAAGCAGAGTTAAGTTTAATTTAATTTGGTGAAATCAGCtgaaattaattaataattaatttaagCTTGATTATGTTATTCTAAGTTATATTAGGCTAATATAAATTGGATTAGGTTTAATCTAAAGTGAATTAGGTTTAATGTAATCTAGATTAGAAATAATCTAATCTGGATTAGGTTATGTCATATTAGGCATGGCTAAGCTAATTTTAAtctggttaggttaaggtaatgtggattaagttaggttaagctaaGATTGATTGGGTAAGAATAAGCCAAGCTGAATTAGGCAAGATTAAGTTATTCAAGCAATCATAACCTTTTTCATAAATGTCCATTTTGTACATTTATAGTTGGGTCAGTTTACACAAATTTACAACAAATATATTTACCTATAAGAAAGTCGTAATAATAACATAACATGAAATATCTGTAGTTAAAAGCTCTATCCTCtagaattatatttatatttaaaatctgacatttataattattttttcaatcaTCACAGTTCTGAAGTTTAGGATAAGAAACTATTTTCCGTAACACCTTATACTAATGGTCACAATAATGGCTGAATTAAACAGGTGTACGTCAGTCTAAATCAACCTTTACATTTTGGCTTAAGTGAGTAACATTTAAACTACATTTTCAAAGGCGATATATGTTGGAAAACTAGTTAAGAGCAGTGGCAAGTggcatatgagagagagagagagagagagagagagagagagagagagagagagagagagagagagagagagagagagagagagagagagagagagagagagagagagtgagagagagagagagagagagagagagagagagagagagagagagagagagagagagagagagagagagagagagagagagagagagagagagagagagagagagagagagagagagagagagagagagagagagagagagagagagagagagagagagagagagagagagagagagagagagagagagagagagagagagagagagagagagagagagagagagagagagagagagagagagagagagagagagagagagagagagagagagagagaagagagagagagagagagagagagagagagagagagagagagagagagagagagagagagagagagagagagagagagagagagagagagaaatatatatcggGAAAGCGCCATtccaatacgactatatagccctgggaaggggtcaggataagaatttgggatgcgacggggggaaggaatgatgcccaaccacttggacggtcggggattgaacgccaacctgtatgaagcgagaccgtcgctctaacgtCCAGCTCAATTGGCAAGATTACAAAATATTGAGCTAAACTGGATTAGGCAAGATTAGGGTAAACTGGATTAAGCAAGATGAAACTAAACTGGATTAGGCAAGATTAAGCTAAACTGGATTAGGCAAGACTAAGCTAAACTGGATTAGGCAAGATTAAGCTAAACTGGATTAGGCAAGATTAAGCTAAACTGGATTAGGCAAGATTAAGCTAAACTGGATTAGGCAAGATTAAGCTAAACTGGATTAGGCAAGATTAAGCTAAACTGGATTAGGCAAGATTAAGCTAAACTGGATTAGGCAAGATTAAGCTAAGCTGGATTAGGCAAGACTAAGCTAAACTGGATTAGGCAAGATTAAGCTAAACTGGATTAGGCAAGATTAAGCTAAACTGGATTAGGCAAGATTAAGCTAAACTGGATTAGGCAAGATTAAGCTAAACTGAATAGGGCAAGACTAAGCTAAACTGGATTAGGCAAGAAGAAGCTAAACTATATTAGGCAAGAAGAAGCTAAACTGGAATAGGCAAGACTAAGCTAAGCTGCATTAGGCAAGATT
This genomic window from Procambarus clarkii isolate CNS0578487 chromosome 1, FALCON_Pclarkii_2.0, whole genome shotgun sequence contains:
- the LOC138363079 gene encoding uncharacterized transmembrane protein DDB_G0289901-like, which gives rise to MTSGGASGMTSGGAGGMTSGGASGMTSGGAGGMTSGGAGGMTSGGAGGMTSGGASGMTSGGAGGMTSGGAGGMTSGGAGGMTSGGASGMTSGGASGMTSGGAGGMTSGGASGMTSGGAGGMTSGGAGGMTSGGAGGMTSGGASGMTSGGAGGMTSGGAGGMTSGGAGGMTSGGASGMTSGGASGMTSGGAGGMTSGGASGMTSGGASGMTSGGASGMTSGGAGGMTSGGAGGMTSGGAGGMTSGGASGMTSGGAGGMTSGGASGMTSGGASGMTSGGASGMTSGGAGGMTSGGASGMTSGGASGMTSGGSSWMTSGGASGMTSGGASGVTSGGTSGVLMD